From the genome of Scleropages formosus chromosome 25, fSclFor1.1, whole genome shotgun sequence:
gctggtagcatagtggttagagctacagccTTTGAATCCCACATTGGTCCTgttaaaaatcaaagaaaattgcacacctgtataaatgggtaaataattgaacatGGTTTAACATTATAcagtaagtcattttggagaaaagcatcagttaagtgaacaaatgtaaaatggtaCCTGTTCAATGTCCTAGAGAGTCCTGGGAATGTAACTGTATTTTATAACAGTGTAACTCACAGTAATTGATTCTACCAAAGGTATCACTCATGCAAACATTCTGTATATTTCTTTTGTTCGTTCTTTTCCCCTGCCATTGATACAGAGCCCTTCCCCTGAGGTGTGCATGCCTACAGTGCCCTAAAGTGCAAGGTCTCCACATGCTTCTTCCCCGCTAGAAGAGCAACTGTCCAGTGAAGCCCCTCAGTTTGTCCCTGCATGTGCCACGTCTCACCACCCCCCGACCCCTCCAGCCGCCATGTTGTTGGGGCTCTGCTGGCGCAGGCACAAGTGCAGCGGCGTGAGCGCCCTCATCGTGCTCTCTGTCTGCACGGCCTGCGCAGGTCTGCTCCTTCTGCTGTCCCGGCTGCGCGAGGGCACGGAGGAGCTGCTCAGGCATAAACAGCACtgcaggcagcaggaggaggcacTGTCTGTTCAGCTGCAGGGTGAGCAAGAGCTCTGTACATCTGCACTGATTTGTTTCCCAGAAACCATTCCACTGTATatctgcttagggtgccttaaTGCGCCTGTGTTTGCATGCCTctcagagtggttagagctacagtggttagagctacagccTTTGAATCCCACATTGGTCCTgttaaaaatcaaagaaaattgcacacctgtataaatgggtaaataattgaacatGGTTTAACATTATACAGTCTTTGTGTTGTGCTTGTTTGGTTTTTGCACTGATGCTGCAGTTTCAGCTTTCATTTACGATGTCTGTTTGCTGTAATACAACTTACTCGGAGAGGAATGAAACCACTGAACAGGGATTTTGAGCAGCAAGAGTTTTAAATCGACATATTATTTCTTACTCATATGTTGTTTGTTGTAGTGTGAttgattcattttcatatgCATTATCTTCTCAAGAATGATTCTGTGCTCTAGAATATGGACTAAAATGACAGATTTAGTCCATAGTCAGTAGTTTCTAAGTTTTGTGATGGTGCCTTCAAAAAGTATTAGGGAAAATAGTACTGGCAGCTTCTAAGTAGACTGATATTCCcagtttttgtctcattttcatCTTTTGATCTGTAATCCAGATTTCTGGAGCTACTGTAACATTTGTGAGCTCCTGCCTAGTACTTTGAGAGAACactgtaaatatacacaatAGGATGGGTTATAGTAGCTGCAGTTTATTAAGTGCTGGTTATTCCTTCTGTCTCTATAACCTTCCAGTGGTATATGAGCATCGCTCCCGTCTGGAGAGATCTTTGCAGAAGGAGAGAGCAGAGCACAAGAAGACAAAAGAAGGTTcaatttttcttcatgttcCTATAAGCCTTGCTGTCATTGTTCTGTGCCAATGGACTGTGTTTCCTGTGGCTGGGGCTTTACTCCTTGTTAAACTATACACCCATGAACTTTCTTTCTGTGTCCATCTCCCATAAAACTCGTCTCAGGACTGTTTTTATGATTAGGCAAATCTAGAAATCACATGAGGTTCCGAAATTCAGGGGAGTGAAGTGTTGTTAccaaaatcaaaaaatgaaGTAGTCTCAGAAAGACCTTATTAAAAACTTGGCTTAACAGTaaagaaacagttttattagGAAACAGAAGAAGATATACCACCATATATGTGGTACCCACATATATGAGCCCATAAATGCTCATATATGTTATCATaagtaattacattaaaataacattcataaattcagattttagtTTCCATTATTATTGATCTGTATCCATatctaaaacaaaaataatttttatcttatatacagtatgtacatctACCTTTACTAATTTAGAGATGGAAGTCTAAGGGGTACCAGATAAATTCTTGTCTTATTCTGGGGTGAGAAAAACCCTAGTGCCAGGCTTGACACACCTGAGAACATCATGCCAACATCTTGCCATGAAATTGCTGTTTACTTGTGGTTAAAACAACACACTTATAGGttctctctttgtttctgttCCCTGTACCCCATCTGCAGACTCCATCTCCGTATAATGATTCTAAATTGTTGAGaaatggctgcagacgtgtctctgtgtctgttcTTTATACATCCTCTAGATTCCATCCACGTGTTCAGCTCCCACACTGCTCAGCTGTTCATCATCTCTTTGAAACTGTTCATCTGTAGATTTCCTCTGTTTGTCTCTCAAACTGCTGACATATAGATTTCCTGCAGTACAAACTAGAGATCCAGGAGGCACTGAACAAGGAAAAGGTATGACTTTTAAATGCAACTACAACATGTAAAACCACTGTAATTTATGCTACTGTCTGCTGCTCTGATCTTCATACTGCCTTGCTCTTTGTCTGAGCAGCTGGATTCCACAAACAAATACACTGGACTCAACTCTGAGCACAGTATCCTCAAAGTGGATTACTGTGTATGGAGATCTGCGCGGTCCACAACTTCAACCAAACATCAGTTGTCTCTTTAACAAATATAATTTACTCTCCATGGACTGTTGTGCCTCCTGCAGAACCAGCTCGTAGATCTGCACAGCCAGCTGCAGTTGCAGCAGAAAGAGCATGGACAACAACACCTTGCTCAGCTCAAATCCCTTGAAGACTGCCAGCAGCGGGCAGCACTACTGCGCACGGAGAGCCAGGGACAAATCTCATCACTGCAGGGTCTAAAAAATGATTCAATGATCTTCCCCAGCTGTTACCCACAGTAATAGTCTTATGCAGGAGTAGACtatcaatatacagtatacaagcATAATAGTCTACATATCCTGTACAACACTGTTACTGTGTAATGCCCATGTGTTTGCAGCACTTTCATGGTGTCCCAGGGCTCAGCTAATTAAAATCAGAATACTGACACTAAACTACATTATTCAGTTCATATCAAGATGGTGGCTTTCATACGTCAGTCGAGCTCTGGGACACTGCCAACTGAAGACATGGTACTTTTTACAGGGTGTGGTTGCAAACCCCTGCCATGCAAGCACAGGAACACCACTGTAAATTGTAGACAACTGCTGGACAGGCTCTTTTCTGCTACATACCCTCATTCAGGAAGTATTTCTTGTAATTTGTTGTACCTGCTCTGTCTCTCAGACCTGGTGGTGAAGTTGCAAGAAGAGAGCAAGCTGTTGAGACACTCTCACCAGGACATGCATCATAGGCTGCTGAATGCTCAGGTCAGCACTCTCAGTCTACCCCATCTCTGACCACAGTTTGTCATTTCATATTCTTGTGTGGGATATTCTGTTGACTGCCCAACCCGATACCTGTTCCAGGCCCGAGTGGAAGAGCTCCAGCGGGTTCGGAAGACCTTTCCCAAGAAACCTGGCCAACCTGCAACCTGGCGGGAGCAGGAGTTCATCACAGGCTTCCTTCAGCTTGACCATAAGGTTTCCAGTGCATATGTACTCCTGATGGCCAAAATTGAAAGACCATAGCCCAGTTGTTTACTGATATAGACACATAAGTTATCCCCTTTGACGACATACCTCTAAGCATTAATAGTTGCATCAGAGGATAAAACAATTCCCACAGTTCTAAGTTGTTGTTTTATCTTGACTTATTAACCACTCAGACCACTACTGTTCATCATCCTGAAGAGAAGTCACTGCGCACTGTGACCGAAGCCCCAGGGAAAATCCATCCCATCAGCCAAAGGGGCCTGTCTGTCAGAGATGTGGAGAAAAGGTCAGGTGCAGAAGAACATGTGCTTGGACTGGACAAGTATACTTGAGCATGACTGGAGCATGGTATACTGGAGTATGGTCATATTACTCAGACTGGAGGTTTAAAACTAGTATCTCCATTGATGAAATTCCCCTTTTTAGTTTAAGCAGAAAGAATCCATTCAAGCAGCACATTTATAATCACAGCAAAGACCAGAATTCACCACCAATTTATCAAAGGATAAATTCTTACCACAGAGGAACTGCTGGGACTAATGAGTTGGAGGGTGCAAGAGCAGAGATCCCTGATGATGAAAGGGATTTTGGTGGAAGGCGAGGGGATGAAGGACTGGAAATCGGTGAGTCTTTTTACCTGTCCACATCTTCCACTCCATCATAAGGTTGTGTATGAACTGAATTACTGTACAGGCAGTCTCCGGGTTACCAacgtccaacttacgtacaacctgtagttatgaaccaccccttactgactggaagttatttttttttttttgtcacccttaagtaacaaagaaaaaacttcataattaagcctattatattaaaaatttgagttactgtatatacaatggtttgtaataacaaacgggtgctactttcCCAAgctcatcaaaacattgcgcgtctacagcaaTTCATCAGCTTGTGGACGGGGTGTGTGAGGTGAGctcgaggtaggacaaagacttctttcttgtcagtcggaccacgttgctgttaacagtgtctcgcgtgttactgtatttgactttaattttttgtttttaccctccaaaCCACGGCACCAAAACATAAatatgatgcaagtgatggtgatgcatcaaaaaGGGAAACAATCATGATTGAAGCTAAAGTGATAGTAAAAGGAAaagtgaaatgccaacgaacattaGAAAaacgaacattaaagtttctttgatGTTTTGCATGCGcatacatgcacgcacacacatgcacacactctctctctctctctctctctctctctctctctctctctctctctctcagtctgagagagcacttggctataaaagacacttctcaacctcttcccagttgtggaatctcacccaagacaactgtcccctctgtgttctcaaacctacttcgctttgctcttccaagtacTCGTCAttccccagtcccattccatgtttctttgataacgaccgctTGCCTCTCTTTACTTCATCGATCGACTATTCGCCCGTCCcagaccacgagaacacgtctagtcctttgattctgaataaatgttcctgcacttgggtccagcttccttcgtgtcctctgttcatcatgacagtagtaacatttaatattatctctttctatgtctctctctgttctaaatactgtagttacatttattatcatcattatcattacattattaaattgtactattattattactgtatgttatattaaagatgttttattttatctggaattgtttctttaatattttttatgcacagaaaggtacatgatacacaatatactaaaacaaacatttgacaaactggcgttagatacccaccatacctaactgttccgacttatgtacaaatccTACTTAAAGACACACTGAGGATATGGAACTTGttcataatccggggactgcctgtatttcgTTTCACATTACGAAGCTTAGCTTTAAGTTAATGCTTGTGCATAGATAAATAGGTAGACAAACTTACAGATCCTGAAGGAAATTACACAAGGGGAC
Proteins encoded in this window:
- the LOC114909052 gene encoding Golgi integral membrane protein 4-like isoform X2, which produces MLLGLCWRRHKCSGVSALIVLSVCTACAGLLLLLSRLREGTEELLRHKQHCRQQEEALSVQLQVVYEHRSRLERSLQKERAEHKKTKEDFLQYKLEIQEALNKEKNQLVDLHSQLQLQQKEHGQQHLAQLKSLEDCQQRAALLRTESQGQISSLQDLVVKLQEESKLLRHSHQDMHHRLLNAQARVEELQRVRKTFPKKPGQPATWREQEFITGFLQLDHKTTTVHHPEEKSLRTVTEAPGKIHPISQRGLSVRDVEKRGTAGTNELEGARAEIPDDERDFGGRRGDEGLEIAIHQLVDGVCEVSSR
- the LOC114909052 gene encoding Golgi integral membrane protein 4-like isoform X1 yields the protein MLLGLCWRRHKCSGVSALIVLSVCTACAGLLLLLSRLREGTEELLRHKQHCRQQEEALSVQLQVVYEHRSRLERSLQKERAEHKKTKEDFLQYKLEIQEALNKEKNQLVDLHSQLQLQQKEHGQQHLAQLKSLEDCQQRAALLRTESQGQISSLQDLVVKLQEESKLLRHSHQDMHHRLLNAQARVEELQRVRKTFPKKPGQPATWREQEFITGFLQLDHKTTTVHHPEEKSLRTVTEAPGKIHPISQRGLSVRDVEKRGTAGTNELEGARAEIPDDERDFGGRRGDEGLEIGTLGEPPQGHQIIVQEPMEDWRMREPEDQLEEEDEGEKAGANEEY
- the LOC114909052 gene encoding Golgi integral membrane protein 4-like isoform X3, producing the protein MLLGLCWRRHKCSGVSALIVLSVCTACAGLLLLLSRLREGTEELLRHKQHCRQQEEALSVQLQVVYEHRSRLERSLQKERAEHKKTKEDLVVKLQEESKLLRHSHQDMHHRLLNAQARVEELQRVRKTFPKKPGQPATWREQEFITGFLQLDHKTTTVHHPEEKSLRTVTEAPGKIHPISQRGLSVRDVEKRGTAGTNELEGARAEIPDDERDFGGRRGDEGLEIGTLGEPPQGHQIIVQEPMEDWRMREPEDQLEEEDEGEKAGANEEY